Proteins co-encoded in one Flavivirga eckloniae genomic window:
- the argS gene encoding arginine--tRNA ligase, with product MSLQETLSNQVKQAVKSSFDITLETVEFQATRKEFAGDITVVIFPMLRFIKGNPVQIGETIGNYLVENIADVKGFNVVKGFLNVEINDSYYINFFNNIKQNDAYGLVSPKAEDKAVMVEYSSPNTNKPLHLGHVRNNLLGYSVAEILKAAGTKVYKTQIINDRGIHICKSMLAWKRFGNGETPESTGLKGDKLVGNYYVKFDQEYKKEIEELVATGMSQEEAKKHAPILLEAQDMLLKWEAGEEETVALWKKMNGWVYDGFNITYKNLGVDFDTLYYESNTYLLGKEFVAEGLKSGVFVTEEDGSVWCDLTEDRLDKKIVQRADGTAVYMTQDIGTAIQRIKDFPDVGGMVYTVGNEQDYHFQVLFLILKKLGFEWAKNLYHLSYGMVDLPSGKMKSREGTVVDADDLIDEMAKTARDISEELGKLDGYTEEEKQALYKTIGLGALKYYILKVDPKKRILFDPKESIDFQGNTGPFIQYTYARIQSILRKAASTTISDQNISEISLHEKEKELLKQIQLFPEVVQNAAAQHSPALIANYTYDLVKEFNSFYQNVSILGADNDNEKVFRVQLSNTVANTIKNGFGLLGIDVPERM from the coding sequence ATGAGCCTTCAAGAGACTTTATCCAATCAAGTAAAGCAAGCAGTAAAATCCAGCTTTGATATAACATTGGAAACGGTAGAATTTCAAGCAACTCGAAAAGAGTTTGCAGGAGATATTACCGTTGTAATCTTCCCTATGTTACGTTTTATTAAAGGGAATCCTGTACAAATAGGAGAAACCATTGGTAACTATTTGGTGGAAAACATTGCAGATGTTAAGGGGTTTAATGTGGTAAAAGGCTTTTTAAATGTTGAGATTAACGATTCATATTATATCAACTTTTTTAACAATATAAAGCAAAATGATGCTTATGGTTTAGTTTCACCCAAGGCGGAAGACAAAGCGGTTATGGTTGAGTATTCTTCGCCGAACACAAACAAACCATTGCATTTAGGACATGTACGTAATAATCTTTTAGGCTATAGCGTTGCAGAAATTTTAAAAGCAGCAGGAACTAAAGTTTACAAAACTCAAATTATAAACGATAGAGGAATTCATATTTGTAAAAGTATGTTGGCCTGGAAGCGTTTTGGTAATGGAGAGACTCCAGAGAGTACGGGATTGAAAGGAGACAAGTTGGTAGGTAATTATTATGTAAAGTTCGATCAAGAATATAAAAAGGAGATTGAAGAATTGGTCGCTACAGGCATGTCTCAAGAAGAAGCCAAGAAACATGCTCCAATTTTATTAGAAGCTCAGGATATGCTTTTAAAATGGGAAGCAGGAGAAGAAGAAACAGTGGCGCTTTGGAAAAAAATGAATGGTTGGGTTTATGATGGATTCAATATTACCTATAAAAATCTAGGTGTAGATTTTGATACCTTGTATTATGAAAGTAATACTTATTTATTAGGAAAAGAGTTTGTTGCTGAAGGATTAAAATCTGGTGTTTTCGTTACAGAAGAAGATGGTTCGGTTTGGTGTGATTTAACCGAAGACAGATTAGATAAAAAAATAGTACAACGAGCTGATGGTACTGCAGTTTATATGACTCAGGATATTGGTACTGCGATACAGCGTATAAAGGATTTTCCAGATGTTGGGGGTATGGTTTATACGGTTGGTAATGAACAGGATTATCACTTTCAGGTGCTGTTTTTAATTCTTAAGAAATTAGGATTTGAATGGGCGAAAAACCTATATCATTTAAGTTATGGTATGGTTGATTTGCCTAGCGGAAAAATGAAAAGTAGAGAAGGTACTGTAGTTGATGCCGACGATTTAATTGACGAGATGGCAAAAACAGCCAGAGATATTTCTGAAGAATTAGGAAAACTTGATGGCTATACCGAGGAAGAGAAACAAGCCTTGTATAAAACAATTGGTTTAGGGGCTTTAAAGTATTATATTTTAAAGGTAGATCCTAAAAAACGTATTTTATTCGATCCTAAAGAATCTATCGACTTTCAAGGGAATACAGGTCCTTTTATTCAGTATACCTATGCAAGAATTCAATCTATACTAAGAAAGGCCGCTTCAACTACGATCAGTGACCAAAATATAAGTGAAATTAGTCTTCACGAAAAAGAAAAAGAACTGCTAAAACAAATTCAGTTATTTCCAGAAGTGGTACAAAATGCGGCCGCACAACATAGTCCGGCATTAATAGCTAATTACACTTACGATTTGGTTAAGGAATTTAATTCCTTTTATCAAAATGTATCCATTTTAGGAGCAGATAACGATAACGAAAAGGTATTTAGAGTACAGCTTTCAAATACAGTAGCTAATACGATTAAAAATGGATTTGGTTTGTTGGGGATTGATGTTCCTGAACGTATGTGA
- a CDS encoding class II fructose-bisphosphate aldolase, producing MDTAIKNNVKTIYNEDYKSLKELFIDYRATQRCLPSFNVNDNYDLRAVVEASDEMDTHVMVMTYPPVAELNTTEVFRSLVDGFKKGFKNDIYLHLDHSTSVDLCKRAIDSGYDSVMIDGSQVSLKENIKMTKQVVDYAASAGVVVEAEIGKIMGRDVVVKSDNDFLADVDEVKQLFETTGVDIVAVGIGTAHGFTPTEPKIHFDRLQEIAEAIPAPLVLHGGTGIPDVDIQKSINMGMSKINIGTIVHTTYMKHAFEEIKKAGNDAYPPFIMKKVLPKIKDVVKDRLKAVNFK from the coding sequence ATGGACACAGCAATTAAAAATAACGTAAAGACGATTTACAATGAAGACTATAAAAGTCTTAAAGAATTATTCATTGATTATAGAGCTACCCAACGCTGCTTGCCATCTTTTAATGTTAATGATAATTACGATTTAAGGGCAGTGGTGGAAGCTTCAGATGAGATGGATACCCATGTTATGGTTATGACCTATCCGCCAGTAGCAGAGCTTAACACTACAGAGGTTTTTCGTTCTCTGGTAGATGGCTTTAAAAAAGGATTCAAGAACGATATTTATCTTCACCTAGATCATAGTACATCTGTAGATTTGTGTAAAAGAGCGATAGATTCAGGTTACGATTCTGTTATGATTGACGGGTCTCAAGTATCCTTAAAAGAGAATATAAAAATGACAAAACAGGTAGTTGATTATGCGGCTTCTGCTGGTGTTGTTGTAGAAGCCGAAATAGGAAAGATAATGGGACGTGATGTGGTTGTGAAATCCGATAATGATTTTTTGGCAGATGTAGATGAAGTTAAGCAATTATTTGAGACAACTGGTGTAGATATAGTTGCTGTAGGTATTGGTACTGCACACGGATTTACGCCAACCGAACCTAAAATACATTTCGATAGATTACAGGAAATAGCAGAGGCAATTCCAGCACCTTTGGTTTTACATGGGGGAACAGGAATTCCTGATGTAGATATTCAAAAATCAATAAATATGGGGATGAGCAAAATTAACATAGGTACTATAGTGCATACTACCTATATGAAACATGCTTTCGAAGAAATTAAGAAAGCAGGAAACGACGCTTATCCACCATTTATTATGAAAAAGGTGCTTCCCAAAATAAAAGATGTTGTTAAGGATCGACTGAAAGCGGTTAATTTTAAATAA
- a CDS encoding carbohydrate kinase family protein: MRVLCSGLNVVDVLVSTPLNINQGGKNPCEKILLQGGAPAGNAACAIARLGHDVSFLGYFGNNPLSMVAKEELTKHGVKDDLFVFKEQASPAIAVVQIDDAGERTVLYSTESYIPFSPEDIDENIVKDFDLILVDGYDTEINLHLLRLAHRFGIKSVLDMEVAEKHIMKEMLALCTDAILPLEAAKSISGKENTIEALKDVSEITKAQVVITDGANGAYALQNGELVHQPAFKVKVVDTTGCGDSFHAAYASALLQEFSLTDRMLYASYYASQVAQHYGGRTYLPNKSFMEENCPLFIKDK, encoded by the coding sequence ATGAGAGTTTTGTGTAGTGGATTGAATGTGGTAGATGTATTAGTATCTACGCCACTTAATATAAACCAAGGCGGGAAAAACCCTTGCGAAAAGATTTTATTACAGGGAGGTGCCCCGGCTGGCAATGCTGCTTGTGCCATAGCAAGATTGGGGCATGATGTATCGTTTTTGGGGTATTTCGGTAATAACCCCTTAAGTATGGTTGCTAAAGAAGAGCTTACCAAACATGGTGTTAAAGACGATCTTTTTGTATTCAAAGAACAAGCATCTCCAGCGATTGCCGTTGTTCAAATTGATGACGCTGGAGAACGTACCGTTCTGTATTCAACAGAATCATATATTCCATTTTCTCCAGAAGATATTGATGAAAACATCGTGAAGGATTTCGATTTAATCCTGGTAGACGGTTATGACACCGAGATAAACTTGCACCTATTAAGATTGGCACACAGATTTGGAATAAAAAGTGTGTTGGATATGGAAGTAGCAGAAAAGCATATCATGAAAGAAATGTTAGCATTATGTACAGATGCTATTCTTCCTCTTGAGGCAGCAAAAAGTATATCGGGAAAAGAAAATACAATCGAAGCGCTAAAAGATGTTTCAGAAATAACAAAAGCGCAGGTTGTTATTACAGATGGTGCTAATGGTGCTTATGCCTTACAAAATGGTGAGTTGGTTCACCAACCAGCATTTAAAGTAAAAGTTGTTGATACTACAGGCTGCGGCGATTCGTTTCATGCGGCATACGCATCTGCTTTACTACAAGAGTTTAGTTTAACAGACAGGATGCTCTATGCAAGTTATTACGCTTCACAGGTAGCACAGCATTATGGAGGCAGAACCTATCTGCCTAATAAAAGTTTTATGGAAGAAAACTGTCCATTGTTTATAAAAGATAAATAG
- a CDS encoding tetratricopeptide repeat-containing sensor histidine kinase, translated as MSIGFSQTNDVDSLALELAYQTQDTLKIETSIKLIKSLYDINDYDRALKYIIESEKLSNNLNYNKGIAEITFYKALIYAKKDDYINAVSGYEKSKALFYQLEDTLGVAKVNNSIGLIEIKRGNYAKGLQFSLAAIKELEKRDLLNDLRLAYSNLADAYYNINASDKAIEFYLKALEVQEQLKDSKGTNRSNSQLAELYSFKKEHRKAIEYYEKVLANKKTINDSIRGRVYPKLGGEYLKFNDYDNAAKYLVRGLRLNRRGRYNEGLLTALNNLGDLNLQQGKLILAEKQLLEAGALAKRIDNKTELLKHYRLMKSLDSIKKRFDRAFVWQRQYYDLKDKLNKEAVKISLEEEKPVELELNPNFDKPAVNNEVATTPKTEPIKNKEEFDRFKIIFYALLAALAIVSTFLVLIYLKRNNNIKYTQELEEKNIKIELQNVAFQEQTKHLENVNNVKDKLFSIVSHDLKDSLSSINGFIDLLKDGSLSREEFDNLIPELSENANNASLLLFNLLNWSKSQMQSLEPKPSLFDIQEVFEDKVKLVEQRMESKGISLVDHSLRDFAYADRSMFEIVVQNLLANALKFCKSGDTITISNHISNGSCIVSIADTGIGISKQNLEKLFKSSSFTTVGTNNEKGTGLGLSICKELIELNNGKIWVESTQGVGSTFYVQLPKSRPNGD; from the coding sequence ATGTCGATTGGTTTTTCCCAAACCAATGATGTGGATAGCCTCGCCCTAGAATTAGCTTACCAAACCCAAGATACTTTAAAAATAGAAACTTCTATTAAGCTTATTAAGTCACTTTACGATATAAATGATTATGATAGAGCTTTAAAGTACATCATTGAAAGTGAAAAACTCTCTAATAATTTAAACTATAATAAAGGTATAGCAGAAATCACCTTTTATAAAGCATTAATTTATGCAAAAAAAGATGATTATATAAATGCTGTTAGTGGCTACGAAAAGTCTAAAGCTTTATTTTATCAATTAGAGGACACACTTGGTGTTGCCAAGGTAAATAACAGCATTGGTTTAATTGAAATTAAACGAGGAAATTATGCCAAAGGCTTACAATTCTCGCTTGCAGCCATTAAAGAGTTAGAGAAAAGAGACTTATTAAATGATCTGCGATTGGCTTATAGCAACTTGGCTGATGCTTATTATAATATTAATGCCTCTGATAAAGCTATAGAGTTTTACTTAAAAGCTCTAGAAGTTCAGGAACAATTAAAAGACTCTAAAGGCACCAATCGATCTAATAGTCAGTTAGCAGAATTATATTCCTTTAAGAAGGAACATAGAAAAGCCATAGAATATTACGAAAAAGTTCTGGCTAACAAAAAAACAATTAACGATTCTATTCGTGGACGTGTTTATCCTAAATTAGGTGGTGAGTATTTGAAGTTTAATGACTACGACAATGCTGCTAAATATTTGGTTAGAGGTTTAAGACTTAACAGGCGTGGCCGTTATAATGAAGGCTTATTGACTGCTTTAAATAATCTGGGCGATTTAAATTTACAACAAGGAAAATTAATCTTAGCTGAAAAACAATTGCTTGAGGCTGGTGCTTTGGCGAAAAGAATCGATAATAAAACAGAATTACTCAAGCATTATAGATTAATGAAGTCGTTAGATTCTATTAAAAAACGATTTGATAGAGCTTTTGTTTGGCAGCGACAGTATTACGATTTAAAGGACAAGCTTAATAAGGAGGCTGTTAAAATAAGCCTAGAAGAAGAAAAACCTGTAGAACTAGAACTGAATCCGAATTTTGACAAGCCTGCTGTTAATAATGAAGTAGCCACTACTCCTAAAACAGAGCCAATTAAAAACAAGGAAGAGTTCGACAGGTTTAAGATAATATTTTATGCTTTACTGGCTGCTCTTGCTATTGTATCTACGTTTTTGGTGCTTATCTACCTTAAACGTAATAATAATATTAAGTACACTCAAGAGTTAGAAGAAAAGAATATTAAAATTGAACTACAAAACGTAGCTTTTCAAGAGCAAACCAAACATCTTGAAAATGTTAATAATGTAAAGGACAAACTATTTTCAATTGTTTCCCACGATTTAAAAGACTCTCTTTCTTCTATTAATGGTTTTATAGATTTACTTAAAGACGGTTCTTTATCCAGAGAAGAGTTTGATAATTTAATTCCTGAATTAAGTGAAAATGCAAATAATGCATCGTTATTATTGTTTAATTTATTAAACTGGTCTAAGTCTCAAATGCAGTCCTTAGAACCAAAACCAAGCTTGTTTGACATTCAGGAAGTTTTTGAAGACAAGGTTAAACTTGTTGAACAGCGTATGGAAAGTAAAGGCATTAGTTTAGTTGATCATTCTTTACGAGACTTTGCTTATGCCGATAGAAGTATGTTTGAAATCGTTGTACAGAACTTACTCGCTAATGCTTTAAAATTCTGTAAAAGTGGTGATACGATTACTATTTCGAACCATATTAGTAACGGAAGCTGTATTGTAAGTATCGCAGATACAGGTATTGGTATTTCTAAACAAAATCTGGAAAAACTGTTTAAAAGCAGCTCGTTTACAACCGTTGGTACCAACAATGAAAAAGGTACCGGTTTAGGACTTTCTATCTGTAAGGAACTAATAGAATTAAATAACGGTAAAATCTGGGTAGAAAGCACCCAAGGTGTAGGTAGTACATTCTATGTACAATTACCTAAATCTAGACCTAATGGCGATTAA
- a CDS encoding dimethylarginine dimethylaminohydrolase family protein: MLELSVKNETSRLRAVVLGTAQSNGPTPKVEECYDPKSIEHVLAGTYPKEADMILEMEAVAKIFEKYNVTVYRPEVIKDCNQIFSRDIAFVIEDKIIRANILPNREAEVMAIKHVWDQVEKEKRIILPEECHVEGGDVMPWNDYIFIGTYSGEDYPDIITARTNMDAVIAIQELFPNKIVKSFELRKSNTNAKENALHLDCCFQPIGKDKAILHKNGFLIEREYEWLVDYFGEENIFEITKDEMYQMYSNVFSISEDVIISEKNFTRLNKWLREKGFTVEEVPYAEIAKQEGLLRCSTMPLIRD; the protein is encoded by the coding sequence ATGTTAGAATTAAGCGTTAAAAACGAAACATCAAGATTAAGAGCAGTTGTATTGGGTACAGCTCAAAGTAATGGTCCAACACCAAAAGTAGAAGAGTGTTACGATCCAAAAAGTATAGAGCATGTATTGGCAGGTACTTACCCAAAAGAAGCCGATATGATTCTTGAAATGGAAGCTGTTGCTAAGATTTTTGAAAAATATAACGTTACCGTTTATAGGCCAGAGGTTATTAAAGATTGTAATCAGATATTTTCCAGAGACATAGCTTTTGTAATCGAAGACAAGATAATTAGAGCCAATATTTTACCCAATAGAGAAGCGGAGGTCATGGCTATAAAACATGTTTGGGATCAGGTAGAAAAAGAAAAGAGAATTATATTGCCAGAAGAGTGTCATGTAGAAGGAGGCGATGTAATGCCATGGAATGACTATATTTTTATTGGAACTTATTCTGGCGAGGATTACCCAGATATCATTACCGCACGCACAAATATGGATGCCGTTATAGCCATTCAAGAACTATTTCCTAATAAGATTGTAAAATCCTTTGAACTTAGGAAATCCAACACAAACGCAAAAGAGAATGCGTTGCACTTAGACTGTTGTTTCCAGCCTATTGGAAAAGATAAAGCCATACTCCATAAGAATGGATTTTTAATAGAACGCGAGTACGAATGGTTAGTCGATTATTTTGGGGAAGAAAACATTTTTGAAATTACTAAAGATGAAATGTACCAAATGTATAGTAATGTCTTTTCAATATCTGAAGATGTAATAATTTCAGAAAAGAACTTTACACGATTAAACAAATGGTTACGGGAAAAAGGCTTTACAGTTGAAGAAGTACCTTATGCTGAAATTGCTAAGCAAGAAGGTTTATTGCGTTGTTCAACCATGCCTTTAATTCGCGATTAA
- a CDS encoding AraC family transcriptional regulator has protein sequence MKPQLELIPHEIDGSIHAFIYENDRFDAPWHYHKDYELTYIIKSSGIRYAGNSIDHFVPGDLVFIGENVPHCWKNEKGYSNGVKSACVQWDSSVLDKFISSNIELKSIYNLLEASKFGVKYTNMVFNEAICKKLERLCGSKPAKKIIDLLDILLELANCNDKELLSLVGTRYKFSEKSDSRTMSILNYIDEKYQERITIQDMADLTFMTRSAFCKYFKKQFSRSFTNYLNEFRIRKVCLLLQDTDSKLLDLAYSCGYENMSFFHRQFKKYLAMTPTEYRKKL, from the coding sequence ATGAAACCTCAATTAGAACTAATTCCACACGAAATTGATGGTTCCATTCATGCTTTTATTTATGAGAATGATCGTTTTGATGCGCCTTGGCACTATCACAAAGACTATGAACTTACTTATATTATAAAAAGTAGCGGTATTAGATATGCAGGAAACAGTATAGACCATTTTGTTCCTGGAGATTTAGTATTTATTGGAGAAAATGTACCGCATTGCTGGAAAAACGAAAAAGGATATTCTAACGGCGTAAAATCTGCTTGTGTACAATGGGATAGTAGCGTATTAGATAAGTTTATAAGTTCTAATATTGAGTTAAAATCTATTTACAATTTATTGGAAGCTTCAAAGTTTGGTGTTAAGTATACCAACATGGTATTTAATGAAGCTATTTGTAAAAAGCTTGAAAGGTTATGTGGTTCGAAACCCGCAAAGAAGATTATTGATTTATTAGATATTTTACTGGAACTAGCCAATTGTAATGATAAAGAACTTTTATCGTTAGTGGGGACTCGTTATAAATTCTCAGAAAAATCAGATTCGAGAACTATGTCTATTTTGAATTATATTGATGAAAAGTATCAGGAAAGAATCACTATTCAAGATATGGCAGATCTTACTTTTATGACCCGAAGTGCTTTTTGTAAATACTTTAAGAAACAATTTAGCAGGTCTTTTACCAATTATCTTAATGAATTTAGAATACGTAAAGTCTGCTTGTTATTACAAGACACCGATAGTAAACTACTTGATTTAGCTTATAGCTGTGGTTATGAGAATATGTCCTTCTTTCACAGACAATTCAAGAAATACCTGGCAATGACTCCAACTGAATACAGAAAAAAACTTTAA
- a CDS encoding L-fucose/L-arabinose isomerase family protein, with protein sequence MELLKELSIKEGIVSHLFEKVITPKKPNYIAKMALVGIGLEEHFDWQSILKNYSRAKSGLAKVLPKERFQLIASEEPIQTKEAIFTWLKDMQAQGIDGIIIYQASFIAGDLAATLARWLNQNKIPILSWSHDEETGGRLSNNRLCGQNFLLNILNSCGVKYSWLFESPEDNEFSSNILKFAKSVYVKASINQKSVGMVGGFRVPGFYDCELNELSLLNRFGIKIDRIDFDTIWQHGKKFKDSTIQEIRKELLNHPLCKFNNVTDQQIDKSIRLSLAMADYARLNDYLGIGLKNWPELFDHYGIAGDGAGALVQDLGIPVADESDMGALLTMILMNQISFEEAIPTLVDLSLINKSNNRIGFWHCGGAPTKLINSATGYEVRNHSILENFDVDSSMGMLLEFLHKQGSVTIAKYQYPDASRVMAWEGDILPSEMAFRGSYAEVEPRKNSAGDILSTVLNNGLDHHWIIGRGYLQKDLNELNHWLGIDNIEIEISKDHLYGHSN encoded by the coding sequence ATGGAGTTGCTAAAAGAATTATCCATTAAAGAAGGTATTGTAAGCCACTTGTTCGAAAAAGTTATTACGCCTAAAAAACCTAATTATATAGCTAAAATGGCATTGGTAGGTATAGGTCTTGAAGAACATTTCGATTGGCAATCAATTTTAAAAAATTATAGTAGAGCCAAATCAGGTTTAGCTAAGGTGCTTCCCAAAGAGCGTTTTCAATTAATAGCCTCAGAAGAACCTATTCAAACCAAAGAGGCTATTTTTACATGGCTTAAAGACATGCAAGCACAGGGTATTGATGGTATTATTATATACCAAGCCTCATTTATAGCCGGAGACCTGGCGGCCACATTGGCACGCTGGTTAAATCAAAACAAAATTCCAATATTAAGCTGGTCTCACGATGAAGAAACAGGAGGAAGATTGTCTAATAATAGATTGTGTGGACAAAACTTTCTATTGAATATTTTAAACTCATGCGGTGTAAAATATTCGTGGCTTTTTGAATCGCCCGAAGATAACGAGTTTAGCAGTAACATTTTAAAGTTCGCTAAATCGGTTTACGTAAAAGCCTCGATCAATCAAAAATCGGTAGGCATGGTTGGCGGATTTAGAGTTCCGGGTTTTTATGACTGTGAGTTAAACGAACTTTCACTATTAAATAGGTTTGGAATAAAAATAGACCGAATTGATTTTGATACTATTTGGCAACATGGAAAGAAGTTTAAGGACTCAACAATTCAAGAGATAAGGAAAGAGCTGCTTAATCATCCGTTGTGTAAATTTAATAATGTAACCGATCAGCAAATAGATAAATCCATCCGATTGTCTCTAGCTATGGCAGACTACGCACGTTTAAATGACTATTTGGGAATAGGGCTTAAAAACTGGCCCGAGCTTTTCGATCATTATGGAATAGCAGGTGATGGAGCAGGGGCTTTAGTGCAGGACTTAGGAATACCTGTGGCCGATGAGTCTGATATGGGAGCTTTACTAACCATGATTTTAATGAATCAAATAAGCTTTGAAGAAGCCATCCCTACATTGGTGGATTTGTCATTAATCAATAAAAGCAATAACCGAATAGGCTTCTGGCATTGTGGAGGTGCACCTACAAAGCTTATTAATAGTGCTACAGGGTACGAAGTAAGAAACCACAGTATCTTAGAAAATTTTGATGTAGATAGTAGTATGGGGATGTTGTTAGAGTTTTTACACAAGCAAGGTTCTGTAACAATTGCAAAGTATCAGTATCCAGATGCATCACGAGTTATGGCATGGGAAGGTGATATTTTACCTTCAGAAATGGCATTTAGAGGAAGCTATGCCGAAGTAGAGCCGAGGAAAAATTCAGCAGGAGATATTTTAAGTACCGTGTTAAATAATGGTTTAGATCACCATTGGATTATTGGTCGCGGATATTTACAAAAAGATTTAAATGAATTAAATCATTGGTTAGGAATAGACAATATTGAAATAGAAATAAGTAAAGATCATTTGTATGGACACAGCAATTAA
- the ctlX gene encoding citrulline utilization hydrolase CtlX, whose amino-acid sequence MQQTTNTILMVRPINFRMNEQTAVNNYYQKVIDNLLPETVNVKAQQEFDAYVEKLRAIGVNVVVVNDTDDTDTPDSIFPNNWISFHENGNVGIYPMFAENRRLERREDILDNLEEKGFLINDIVDYTSAEEEKVFLEGTGSVILDRVNRKAYCALSPRADEDLFIEFCEDFEYTPVVFTSNQTVNGERKAIYHTNVMMCLGETFAVICLSSIDDKKERKNVIANLKETNKEVIDITEAQVNNFAGNMLQVKGANDEGYLIMSQAAYDSLTASQIERLEKHTKILSSSLNTIEACGGGSARCMMAEVFLPKA is encoded by the coding sequence ATGCAACAAACAACCAATACCATATTGATGGTTCGTCCTATAAACTTTAGGATGAATGAGCAAACAGCTGTAAATAATTATTATCAAAAAGTAATAGATAATCTATTGCCTGAAACGGTTAACGTCAAAGCACAGCAAGAATTTGATGCATATGTTGAAAAACTAAGAGCGATAGGTGTTAATGTTGTAGTTGTAAATGATACCGACGATACAGATACTCCAGATTCTATTTTTCCAAATAATTGGATATCGTTTCACGAAAATGGTAATGTTGGTATATACCCGATGTTTGCAGAAAACAGACGGTTGGAGCGGCGAGAAGATATTTTAGATAATTTAGAAGAAAAAGGGTTTCTAATAAATGATATTGTAGATTATACCAGTGCTGAGGAAGAAAAGGTATTTCTTGAAGGAACGGGAAGTGTGATACTGGATCGTGTAAACAGAAAAGCGTATTGCGCATTGTCGCCAAGGGCAGATGAAGATTTGTTTATAGAATTTTGTGAAGATTTTGAATATACCCCGGTTGTATTCACTTCTAACCAAACAGTTAACGGTGAACGCAAAGCGATATATCATACCAATGTTATGATGTGTTTGGGAGAAACCTTTGCGGTTATTTGTTTAAGTAGTATTGACGATAAAAAAGAACGCAAAAACGTCATAGCCAATTTAAAGGAAACGAACAAGGAAGTTATAGATATTACCGAAGCACAGGTTAATAATTTTGCAGGTAACATGTTGCAAGTAAAAGGAGCCAACGACGAAGGTTATTTAATTATGAGTCAAGCAGCCTACGATTCTTTAACAGCATCTCAAATAGAGCGATTAGAAAAACATACTAAAATATTGTCCAGTTCTTTAAATACTATAGAAGCTTGTGGCGGGGGTAGCGCACGTTGTATGATGGCTGAAGTATTTTTGCCTAAAGCTTAG